A genomic stretch from Mus pahari chromosome 6, PAHARI_EIJ_v1.1, whole genome shotgun sequence includes:
- the Kiaa0754 gene encoding uncharacterized protein KIAA0754 homolog yields MGKPLSRPDCLRRNPTCLGKGEDEDGYIEDCYVPQRSIYDTMRINEQIDQGSKLNQTSKSTMEKMEGSTISSNGTLGASSNVFESRVPEGKKLDERIIFDALKLSSDVQKSAPVPPRRRPNAERKDNVNRRSWKSFMPPNFPEFAERMEASLSEVSEAGASNPSLQEKKESSSALTESSGHFDHREPQSESVTLEHMSKSVDIPEVQNVKNLRDCQDFKFQQLSESSPHEFQPLGSEAAAASGNTDEMQEHRFSSATWPRAMKSSSKGGFSEKQYPLGNTACAVELPPLSPCLSEELLDSELHMLITPSLREKTESELKFEEDERWIMMEAEEEWEEEKLSEKRKSLVTNEETSLADPLEESDQANSVAAIEDGSDRVAVSGTSDHLALHQMCCSVDLQPTRDQLASVPRGSPLDCTCATSEVKSRPAQGLEGLTSGLQCPVEAEQLSDTDSVQMFLELEKECLCEEGVTSSAELLSQASSEGLAPTQDAEDSLLISHFPGAALEQEQLVGFLSVRIKDPDTGLDGEHCNALDSSQVPKAVELSAQPDSGRDTSTISKECEKVPFSPKIGGEFKLLADLEPHRELDTGGLLNSNLRASCEENLPVFIVSELAKENGNLSQVDCSQTEGNVEEYMERIPLSFAFNYEQDVTSGPEVEVFSSDSNLLTDEIHLESGKGALISQEDNNLVSLGNVDPCELSMEKVCDKDGETKEPECQGKLLRTGAPAQFLTDFERRSSESEVLSLHLLTGELRLNKAGAESMSDREPQLSTALSQEGELETRDLDSTLNIFLEEQITKANNIVPGLEEWISSQQRPVPAAVVPMVENALDAVAPMPGEDIPTEALTTLEGPAAIASASDGTAVATPIVPIPEEDIPVASVVILMEDVMTATISAPEQAAASSGAVPPVETVTVPIIDEDVTSEEPDTQAAEMFLPEELAIPTPSGPTSEEPDTPTVRVSTAEEPNMPPPAGPTPEESAAPTLKETTPEKPDTQVVSISIPEWSATSATAVPAKEIFSPDGPFLEGTTHTDSVPILEETPVLENASSPGMGIKESLDSSAFGIKEVPGTMIHGKVPLAATDGLNSHEVIVDHFIGRKGLEHKVRIASSLTWC; encoded by the coding sequence ATGGGTAAGCCACTTAGCAGGCCAGACTGTTTAAGGCGGAACCCCACCTGCCTGGGTAAAGGGGAAGATGAGGATGGCTATATAGAAGATTGCTATGTTCCACAGCGGTCTATATACGATACAATGAGGATAAATGAACAGATTGACCAGGGGTCAAAACTTAATCAGACGTCAAAGAGCACCatggagaagatggaaggaagtaCCATATCCAGCAATGGAACATTAGGTGCATCATCTAATGTTTTTGAATCTAGAGTGCCAGAAGGCAAGAAGCTGGATGAAAGGATAATATTTGATGCATTAAAGCTAAGCAGTGATGTGCAGAAGTCAGCACCTGTGCCACCCAGACGTCGACCAAATGCGGAACGCAAAGATAATGTTAACAGGAGATCGTGGAAGTCCTTCATGCCACCAAACTTCCCAGAATTTGCAGAAAGGATGGAGGCTTCTCTCAGTGAAGTATCAGAAGCTGGTGCTTCAAATCCTTCCttgcaagagaaaaaagaatccaGTTCTGCATTGACAGAAAGTTCTGGTCACTTTGATCACAGGGAACCTCAGTCTGAGTCCGTTACTTTGGAACACATGTCCAAATCTGTAGATATTCCAGAAgtgcaaaatgtaaaaaatttGAGAGACTGCCAGGACTTCAAATTCCAACAGCTCAGTGAGAGCTCTCCCCATGAATTCCAGCCTCTAGGCTCAGAAGCTGCAGCAGCAAGTGGTAACACAGATGAAATGCAGGAGCACAGATTCTCAAGTGCAACCTGGCCCAGGGCCATGAAAAGTTCCTCCAAGGGAGGCTTCAGTGAGAAGCAGTACCCCCTTGGGAACACTGCCTGTGCTGTGGAACTAccacctctctctccttgcttGAGTGAAGAGCTGTTAGATTCAGAATTGCATATGCTTATAACACCTAGCCTGAGAGAAAAAACAGAGTCTGAGTTAAAATTTGAGGAGGATGAGCGATGGATCAtgatggaggcagaggaggagtgggaggaagagaaattgtcagagaaaagaaagagtctTGTTACAAATGAAGAGACTAGTTTGGCAGATCCTCTTGAAGAAAGTGACCAAGCAAACTCAGTAGCAGCAATAGAGGATGGGTCAGATCgtgtggctgtctctggaacttCTGACCACCTAGCTCTTCATCAGATGTGCTGCTCTGTTGACCTGCAGCCAACTAGGGATCAGCTTGCTTCTGTCCCCAGGGGTTCTCCCCTTGACTGCACCTGCGCTACCAGTGAGGTGAAAAGCAGACCTGCTCAGGGGCTAGAGGGTCTGACTTCAGGGCTCCAGTGCCCTGTTGAAGCAGAGCAGCTCTCTGACACAGATTCTGTGCAAATGTTTCTTGAACTTGAGAAGGAATGTTTATGTGAAGAAGGAGTAACTTCTTCAGCTGAGCTGCTGAGTCAGGCCTCTTCTGAAGGGCTGGCCCCAACCCAGGATGCAGAAGATTCACTTTTAATTAGTCATTTTCCAGGAGCTGCCTTAGAACAGGAACAGCTTGTGGGTTTTCTAAGTGTAAGGATAAAGGACCCTGACACTGGATTAGATGGTGAACATTGCAATGCCCTGGATTCTTCTCAGGTGCCTAAAGCTGTTGAACTTAGTGCTCAGCCTGATAGTGGAAGGGATACCTCCACTATTAGCAAGGAGTGTGAAAAAGTGCCTTTTAGCCCCAAGATTGGTGGAGAATTTAAGCTTCTGGCTGATCTAGAGCCACATAGAGAGCTGgacacaggaggattgctgaacTCTAATCTCAGAGCCTCTTGTGAAGAAAACCTGCCAGTCTTTATTGTCTCTGAGCTAGCCAAAGAAAATGGCAATTTGTCCCAGGTAGACTGCAGTCAGACTGAGGGGAATGTAGAGGAGTATATGGAAAGGATCCCTCTTAGTTTTGCTTTTAACTATGAACAAGATGTTACCTCAGGACCTGAAGTAGAGGTGTTCTCATCTGATTCAAATTTATTAACCGATGAGATTCATTTAGAAAGTGGAAAAGGAGCTCTAATTAGTCAAGAAGATAACAACCTGGTATCTTTGGGAAATGTAGACCCTTGTGAATTGTCCATGGAGAAAGTTTGTGATAAGGATGGAGAAACAAAAGAGCCAGAATGTCAAGGGAAGCTTTTAAGGACTGGAGCTCCAGCACAGTTTCTTACAGACTTCGAGAGGAGGTCTTCTGAGTCAGAGGTTCTTAGTCTGCACCTGCTGACTGGAGAACTGAGACTCAATAAAGCTGGAGCAGAAAGCATGAGTGATAGAGAGCCTCAGCTGAGTACAGCTTTATCACAGGAAGGGGAACTAGAAACGAGAGATTTAGATTCAACCCTGAACATCTTTCTGGAGGAACAAATCACCAAAGCCAATAACATTGTACCAGGTTTGGAAGAATGGATATCCAGCCAACAGAggcctgtcccagctgctgtagTACCCATGGTAGAAAATGCCCTGGATGCTGTAGCACCCATGCCAGGAGAGGATATCCCCACTGAAGCATTGACTACCTTGGAGGGGCCTGCTGCCATAGCCTCTGCCTCAGATGGAACTGCTGTAGCTACTCCAATAGTGCCCATCCCAGAGGAAGATATCCCAGTAGCTTCAGTGGTTATCTTGATGGAGGATGTTATGACTGCTACAATATCAGCCCCAGAACAAGCTGCAGCCTCATCTGGTGCAGTGCCTCCAGTAGAGACTGTTACAGTGCCCATCATAGACGAGGATGTTACCTCAGAGGAGCCTGACACTCAAGCAGCTGAAATGTTCCTCCCAGAGGAACTTGCCATACCAACTCCTTCGGGGCCCACCTCAGAGGAGCCAGATACGCCAACAGTTCGGGTATCTACTGCAGAGGAACCTAACATGCCTCCTCCTGCAGGGCCTACTCCAGAGGAGTCTGCTGCCCCAACTCTCAAAGAAACTACCCCAGAGAAGCCTGATACTCAAGTGGTTAGTATTTCCATCCCAGAATGGTCTGCCACTTCAGCTACTGCAGTGCCTGCTAAGGAAATTTTCTCTCCTGATGGACCCTTCCTGGAAGGAACTACCCACACTGATTCAGTGCCCATTTTAGAAGAAACTCCTGTTCTTGAGAATGCTTCCTCTCCTGGAATGGGGATCAAGGAAAGCCTTGATTCTTCAGCATTTGGAATAAAAGAGGTGCCTGGCACAATGATACATGGGAAAGTGCCTCTGGCTGCAACTGATGGATTAAATTCACATGAGGTAATTGTTGATCATTTCATTGGCAGGAAAGGCCTAGAGCATAAAGTGAGAATTGCAAGTTCTCTCACTTGGTGTTAA